GCCCTGACCAGTATCCAAATGCAGTCTACTAACCTCACAAGAGTGGACATTCAATAAAGAAGAGGGAATTTCCATGGATGGTGTGACGTGGTAGAAGCAATCTTTACGAAGTTTCTTtggagagaattgagagaaagGTATGAACAATGTTCCTTTTGGGGCCAACTTTTGTTCAGCCTCGTTAAGTTGGTCCCCCACTAACCATatctgaaaaattatatatCCAAACCGGATGCATGATTTTGatgatttcttttttattaaattgcAAGATAGCATTGTATTGTAACGTTGAAATTTGTCAAATAGAAATAAATTAAGAGAAATACTAGGGGCTAGCAGAATTTGTGATGTTTAGTCATCAATTAGCCATCATCAATATTTTCAATGGTGTGAGATGACATCTAATGGTGtaagattaataattttttttatagttaaatgctggccagatttcaacaaaaatGCTGGCCCTCTAAACTTTCTCATAAATTAAATGGCGAACGAATTTGATTTTGATGTACCTTTGCAGCACAGGATCCAGGGAAAACCAAGTTCTTTTTGAAGTTGGTGGAGATTCTTGATTGAAGACTTCCATAATCATCGTTGTATATGGTTGTAATCTGAGAGTATATCATACAGTCATATAATGTAATATTAGATCTCAATATATATATTGGAAGTGTTAGAATATATATTTGggatattataaattaatataatatatctaAGTATAGTTcgtaaaaattttatgtttatttaatttgatattagGTTAATTTAGTCATTAGGATTAGATTGTATTATTGACCAATAAATAAATTCttcttattgtatttttaaatgcCACAATGATATCtgaatattaaatttaatttatttttaaatcattatCATGAATTTTAATAAGGAATTGTAGTAAAAAATTTGTACATTTTTgtctaataataaatatatatgaagtttaattttaatgcattaatatataacaaaatttaacaaattgaTGTGTTTATTTTTTGAGATGATTATTCTAGCTTTAGATACAAAATTTAACCTTACCTATAATCTAACAAATATTGTTATATTGTTTAATTTGAATGCTCTAATTACTAGTCTATGCTAATTAATATTAAGACTAGTAGTGTCCAATTTTGTATGGTTTAATTTACTTATTCTAAGATGATAACTAACGAAAGAAAATATATTACTTTAGTTTGTTATTAGAAAATTGTGCTTGACTAATTATGTGTACTATTTTCACAAATTATTCCTCTAATTGCTTTTTTTCTTAGTTAAATCCTTGAAAATTCAACATCTAGGTTCTATAACCAAATTATTCGACTAATCCAAGCTATGATAATTGACTAAAGTTCCATGAAAGATGTAGATGTTTATGAAATCAAGATAGATGTCTTGTGTGACGAAGAATATATAATATGTTTCTAGGGATTATTATTGAGCAGTTAAACATACCTTGATACCCCTTTCACATAAAGCATTGGCAATGGCATAGGAAACCTTATTAAATTTaccacaaattaaaatttgggTTGCTTCTTTGGGAATGCTGTTAACAACAATGGCCACCACTAAGCTGCTTCCATCCACAATCTTTATCTTAAGGTTGGGATTGCTCTTTATGTAAAGCTCACCATATTTATTCAGTTTATCTCCCTTCATCCACAAATTCAATGATTTTAATTTGGAGCAATGCTATATAATCAATAAAATTGATGAGTTGTATTATAATTCGGTCACTCTAAATATctattattatctattatatattactaattttacaattaaaatatattacatattattcttttattgtaattgaaatcaacatttttcttccaaaattaaagagttctcTCCTCTTTCCCTCCTCTCTTTTTATATCTCTCTCGTTTTTTCACCCACTCTATTTCACTTATTACTAAACCCAATGTATCtcttttatatatcattatcaataactaattataaatttaacaattaaaatatataatatgatcttctttaattataactaaaattaaattaaaattaaaataaatattaaaatattaaaattcaaattaaaatatagttatattatattactaatttaacaACTAAAATATGTCACATGACACTCTCTcattaaaattaagataaaatagttcttctaaaattaataaatttttttcatcattttatatatttatttctctctccttctctatttttttctgtcatttttactctatatatatatatatatatattttataatttatattactaatttgataaattaaaatgtGTCACAAGATATtctttcattataattataataaaatatttttttcaaaattaacaaactcacttttttctttttctttatctttttctctcttttctctctcattCTCTATCTATTTCTACATTTTTGATATACAAACACTAAagttaatataataatataatttaaatagatTCATAGAATATATtgaatttataataaattattattaaaacataatcccataatattatttatataaatattttattattattatatgcatatttttttagtatttttatttagttttaaatttttatcgtttatcttttttatttatatttttacttttatttcttcaaatatttattacatataatttagcTGATAAGAACTTTTTTCATATAACTTTTTGTAAAAACAGTttaattctataaatatttatttttttttatcataatcTATAATGTTAAGATAAAGCCGATGTAATTTTAAATGATTTATATTCCCGTAATGTtattatagataaaaatattagttaagTACGAAATTTTAAACCATAAACTTTAAATCCAGAATTTTAATACtatacaaataaaatattagctAAAACGTTGACTGATATTAATAGTATTTCTCCCaacatttttctttaatttatcaCAAATTACAACTTATAATGCAACTTTGGTGAGTCATGATGCAaacatacaaattaaaatatacagGGACTAAATAATTACCTGGTTTAAAAGGCCCAAACTTAAGACCTTAACTCCGCTTCTCTCTGCCTCAAGTATTGCATCTTCTATCAGCCTGTTTAATGTTTTCCTTTGATCTTTATTCAGATACtgcaaatattttaaaaagagatATTATTCTTATCAATGTATTAACAGGCAATTAGGCATGAATGTacttattaatttatatgttgtttattaaatatgtatgataataataaatataaaattaatcaaGATGATAAATACCTTATATTTAATTAGGAATTAAATTTAAGTCTTAAAAGTAACTAAATATAAGctttatgtattatatattataattaatttttttttaatgtacatCAAActtctattattatatatgtctGTGAAGAAATCTTTCACCTTTGAGGTACAatgcaaaaataatatattctcgcttgaaaatcatatatatatattctcgcTTGAAAATCATATATATAGTAATAAAGATACTGTAACACACGTATGTGAGTGAATTTTTTTCTAggttgaaaaattattttaacaatTATTTTATAGACTTGTTTGGTTACAGTACTTTTTAGTTTGACCGACTGAATTTTTTGTAGAACCTAGAACTGCTTCTAGTTGTGTTAGATTATGCAGTTTATATATCTTGTCGTTGTGAAAATTAATTCCTAACAAGGCAAGTATGCAAACAATTATCCACCAATTTATTATCacataaaaaatacatatttgaTCAGGGTTATGAAATAGGCTAGCTTAAACTTTTTAGATTTGgtctatcttttttttttttttggtcattgATTTGGTCTATCTAAATCCGTGTGTTATATGGATTGACcgttattttttctttattcacAAACCTTAGCTTTTTGGTCCAGATCATATATAGCCAATTTTGACAGATTATATAGACtaaactatttatttttttatattttattttttttaaaagttgaGATAAAAATCTAGTTTTAGGCTAAAAATTTGGGAAAAATTCCATTGGGCCAAAACCATTAAAAAAACATAGTTTTTTTTAGTGATTGGTTCCACTCTTATGAGCTGGATCAAGAAAAAATATTGAGTAGtgttgatttattttaatatataaaaaaaaagggcTTAAGCCCCtcaaaagaaatataaaaagagAGACTACCCGTTTATGGATCGATCTATTTAATTTGCTATTTTTTCGAGTTAATTAGACTTAGTCCGATTAATCCAAAGTTTAAATAGGTCTAATTTTAGAGATAAAAACCTGCCCCTTTAAGTAGGGGTGAACGTGAATCGGATCGAATCTGATCTAGCCAAAATTTCGATCTGATCGGTACTAAAGTCATCGGATCGGATTCAATATTCGTAGTTTTTTAACTTGGATCCAATCGATATATccgcaaaacacaaaaatatttttaaaaatttatttttattaaaaaatatcaataaaatttattttttatattttttttaaatatatttacttttaaaataatactaaacatacttttcttaaataataaattaaaataatacaatatatatgataattattagctgaaataaaatattaaagaatatttacttatttatttctttatttttgcaGATACCCACGCAGATATACGAATCGAATCCGATTCGATAGCCTTGTGGATCAGATCTATATCCGCAAATTTTTTATCGAATTCAGATAAACACCATGGATATGCGGATCGGATCCGATGCATGAACACCTCTACCTTTAAGTAGATAAACAAATTGGTTTGACGAATTTAATGCATTTTAACGATTTTGtatttgatattttataaatttttttattataatgcTTTAAATAAGTTTAATTATTGATCTATTGCAGATTTGTTTTTTATACtgtaatatatttaattattctagtgactaattattaattaaaaaataatacaaattaacatgtataaatatataataattaatttagtgtaTAATTTTTAAGGTGAATATATAGCATATTTTTAATAAGAAGATCTTACTTGTGAATGGAATCTTGGTATAACCCAAGTTTGCATATTGAGCATTTTGAAAACACTCCTCTCGGCAACAAATGTTTGACCAAAAAAGGAAGCCAACATAGCAAAGGAAAGAGTGATTGGGCACATGAAATAGAGGTACCAGTTTGATGAAGATTGGGGTCTTGATGCTAAGGAAGAgaatcccaacctcagatgatATATGGAATTAAGGGTTGTAAGGTGGGTTAGGTGTACCACATcaactctttctttttcttttttcaataataatgaCATTTCATATCTTGTGTCCGTACTTTTATCCATGGTTCCATAAATGTAATCATATATGGGCATGAACAGTGAGTAGTTTGTTCGAAACTGAGTGTGATGCAATGAGTGGAACCTGCAATGTAATATAAAAAAGCgttgttaaataatataatataaaaaaaaaaaaacattgcTAGAAAAGTTCTACGTCCATACTTTTTTTTGTAACACGCTTTttatagtaatattttttaagaaacgttgttaaataataaaaaaatatttttaacaatcctttttaaaatattataatcaCCATAATATAGACgtactaaaataatatatatacattttcTAGAGTTAGGATTTtatgaaaacaaaaagcaaaaccAATAAAATTATGCATAACTTTCTACTTTTCCTTCTTtaataaatcttaaaataaaagtaaattttaattaaaattaatatttgagAGCCGTTAAGATGAAAATTTAGAGCCCGTTTGGGAACGCacaaaagttattttttttacttttgaattatGAAAAGTTACGATAAGTGTGTTTGGTACTATTTTTAAGAAGAGCTTTTAACTTTTCGAAAAGTTAATTTATAGCTTTTGAAAGAAGTAGAAATAGATGACTTTCTCCTTTTTGATAAGTCATTTTATCACTTCcgtgaaaaaaaattgatttcaaaacaaaaaaatttactttcGTTCTTGATTCTGTGGAAAAATGTTTCCTGTTTCTACTGGAAATACTGGCCCTCCACCACCATTTTCACGCAAGGTTCCATCTTCTAGAAGCACTGGCCTTCCACCATCATCCTCACACGCAATGTTCCATCTACCGGAAGTGTTGGCCTTCCACCACCATTTTCACGTAATGATTCATCTGCTGGAAGTATTGACCCTTCACCACCATCTTCTGTTCCATCTGAACCAGCATATATTCCTTCCaggtattttttttatcattttatcattctatttttattattaaatttgtattgaATATTTTGTATGCTATGAAAtctcagttttaattttatttttttatatgtgattttaattttattttttttatatgtgattttatttttatacaacttgctattatttttataattagttttataattttcttttttttttatgttcttcCCCAACAAATTCATGAAAGTGGCAAGTTCGGAAGAAAATTTAAAGCTGATTGGAATGAACGAAATACTGTTATATTCATGAAAATATGTAAAGAAGAGATGGTGGCTCGAAATAGACCTGGAACAAATTTTAACAAAGTTGGTTGggcaaatttaaaaataaaattcttgaAAGAGACTGGTTTAAATTATGAGTCTAAACAATTTAAAGAAATTTAATATCCATTCTCTTATGtcaaaaaaattgtattttttgagttatttatccaaacgctacaactttaaaataagtacttctatagttaaaaatccaaacacaaaataacttatttataagctactATTAATAAAAGTTCTTATACTTTAAACTCCTTTTTCAAAAGAacttatttaagttatttatccAAACTGGGCCTTGGTCCAATCATTTAaatcatctaacgactctcaaatatcaatttcacgtgaagtcgactgcacgtGAGTTTCTACCTAAAAAGAAAGAGACTTACGTTGGCGAATAGATGAGATATTTGAAGAAGGGGAAGACGGAAAAGAAGGACTTGGGAATGAACTCAAAATTGCAGTGACCCATATTGTTCATGAAGTCGATATATGTAATATAACCAAAGAGAGTTGTTATGGATAATGTCCTCGTTATAACTGCTGTGTATAGAGGAATTGCGAATAGTACACTATACGCCATATTTTCCGCAAAAGGATGGACCACAGCTACAAATTCATCAATAATAATATCTTAATATTCCTTCTCTTAAATTAAGTTTCCAGTA
The Arachis stenosperma cultivar V10309 chromosome 7, arast.V10309.gnm1.PFL2, whole genome shotgun sequence genome window above contains:
- the LOC130941372 gene encoding very-long-chain aldehyde decarbonylase CER1-like; protein product: MASKPGILTHWPWKPLGTFKWVILAPWIAHSTYSFFVKDPKERDLLYFLLFPLVMIRILHHQIWITLSRYLTAKGKNRIVDRSIDFEQVDRESTWDDLILLNGFMSYIVYMVSPEASHLPLWRMDGAVLVLVLHVGAVEFLYYWFHRALHHHFLYSRYHSHHHSSIVTEPITAVVHPFAENMAYSVLFAIPLYTAVITRTLSITTLFGYITYIDFMNNMGHCNFEFIPKSFFSVFPFFKYLIYSPTFHSLHHTQFRTNYSLFMPIYDYIYGTMDKSTDTRYEMSLLLKKEKERVDVVHLTHLTTLNSIYHLRLGFSSLASRPQSSSNWYLYFMCPITLSFAMLASFFGQTFVAERSVFKMLNMQTWVIPRFHSQYLNKDQRKTLNRLIEDAILEAERSGVKVLSLGLLNQGDKLNKYGELYIKSNPNLKIKIVDGSSLVVAIVVNSIPKEATQILICGKFNKVSYAIANALCERGIKITTIYNDDYGSLQSRISTNFKKNLVFPGSCAAKIWLVGDQLNEAEQKLAPKGTLFIPFSQFSPKKLRKDCFYHVTPSMEIPSSLLNVHSCENWLPRRVLSAWRIAGIMHALEGWDVNECGDTMFNIHNIWEASLQYGFRPLKINHPCFNP